One region of Micromonospora ureilytica genomic DNA includes:
- a CDS encoding acyltransferase family protein → MGRPQRAEWADAAKGVCIILVVLWHVVVKDYLQIDWHIGVPVPGFWGTLGEQFLPLRMPLFFTISGVFAANAAQRPWRVVARSRIAGFLYLYAVWLLIHTVVLATAPQLPTDRATSALGLLEQLTITPSNLWYLYALALYFTIAKATRRVPRALVLVPAAALSAVAAAGLLDTPGNRAGLYQNLVFFLAGLYLRPQIQQWAATAGRRRLLLTSGAYVLALAAMAVTGAQQWFGVWPLVSVVAVIFGITAAARLSRWSALSKPLARLGRITLPIYVIHMPVLALLHRLLLAPVSGLGGSAQNLIVLGYPILLTALVIGLSLAVHRGLLAVRAGWLFALPGPRRVEAAG, encoded by the coding sequence GTGGGACGACCACAGCGGGCCGAGTGGGCTGACGCCGCGAAGGGCGTCTGCATCATCCTCGTCGTCCTGTGGCATGTCGTCGTGAAGGACTACCTCCAGATCGACTGGCACATCGGCGTACCGGTGCCGGGCTTCTGGGGAACGCTGGGTGAGCAGTTCCTCCCGCTACGGATGCCGTTGTTCTTCACCATCTCGGGTGTCTTCGCGGCGAACGCGGCGCAGCGACCCTGGCGGGTGGTCGCGCGCAGCCGGATCGCCGGGTTCCTCTACCTGTACGCCGTCTGGCTCCTGATCCACACGGTGGTCCTCGCCACCGCGCCGCAGCTGCCCACCGACCGTGCCACCTCGGCCCTCGGCCTGCTGGAGCAGCTCACCATCACGCCGTCCAACCTCTGGTACCTGTACGCCCTGGCGCTGTACTTCACGATCGCCAAGGCGACCCGTCGGGTGCCCCGGGCGCTGGTCCTGGTCCCCGCCGCTGCGCTGTCCGCCGTCGCCGCCGCCGGCCTGCTCGACACCCCGGGCAACCGCGCCGGTCTCTACCAGAACCTGGTCTTTTTCCTCGCCGGCCTGTACCTGCGGCCGCAGATCCAGCAGTGGGCCGCCACCGCCGGCCGTCGTCGGCTGTTGCTGACCTCGGGCGCCTATGTCCTGGCGCTCGCCGCGATGGCGGTGACCGGCGCCCAGCAGTGGTTCGGGGTTTGGCCGTTGGTCTCCGTGGTGGCAGTGATCTTCGGCATAACCGCAGCTGCCCGGCTGTCGCGGTGGTCGGCGCTCAGCAAACCGCTGGCTAGGCTCGGCCGCATCACCCTGCCGATCTACGTCATCCACATGCCGGTCCTGGCCCTGCTGCACCGGCTGTTGCTCGCACCGGTTTCCGGGCTGGGTGGGTCCGCTCAGAACCTGATCGTGCTCGGTTATCCGATTCTGCTGACCGCGCTGGTGATCGGCCTGAGCCTGGCCGTCCACCGCGGGCTGCTGGCGGTTCGCGCGGGCTGGCTGTTCGCGCTCCCCGGCCCACGCCGGGTGGAGGCGGCCGGATGA
- a CDS encoding LLM class F420-dependent oxidoreductase — MKLGLHYWNYSTPADPTGIALTLAQTATSAEQAGVASFTVMDHFFQMDAVFAAEEPMLEAYTTLGYVAAKTQRMTLGVLVTGVMYRYPGLLAKTVTTLDVLSGGRARLGIGASWYEREQLGLGVPVVPVAERFERLEETLRICLQMWSADDGPFNGKHYQLAETINSPQPLSRPHPPIMIGGGGEKKTLLLVARYADACNLFGRGGIDDVARKLDVLRGHCAAEGRDYDTIEKTVVAGQAPLEDIDAFLAEVSEYAALGVSEVQVTPDRHPVEFAQRLGDEVLPRLADIS, encoded by the coding sequence ATGAAGCTCGGGCTGCACTACTGGAACTACTCGACCCCGGCCGACCCGACCGGGATCGCACTGACCCTGGCGCAGACGGCGACCAGCGCCGAGCAGGCCGGCGTCGCGTCGTTCACGGTGATGGACCACTTCTTCCAGATGGACGCGGTGTTCGCGGCCGAGGAGCCGATGCTGGAGGCCTACACCACGCTGGGCTACGTCGCGGCGAAGACTCAGCGGATGACGCTGGGTGTGCTGGTCACCGGTGTGATGTACAGGTACCCGGGGTTGCTCGCCAAGACCGTGACGACCCTCGACGTGCTCTCCGGCGGTCGGGCCCGCCTCGGCATCGGCGCCTCCTGGTACGAGCGGGAGCAGCTCGGGCTGGGTGTGCCGGTCGTCCCGGTGGCCGAGCGGTTCGAGCGGTTGGAGGAGACGCTGCGCATCTGCCTCCAGATGTGGAGCGCCGACGACGGCCCGTTCAACGGCAAGCACTACCAGCTCGCCGAGACCATCAACTCGCCGCAGCCGTTGAGCCGCCCGCACCCGCCCATCATGATCGGCGGCGGTGGCGAGAAGAAGACCCTGTTGCTGGTGGCCCGGTACGCCGACGCCTGCAACCTGTTCGGCCGCGGAGGCATTGACGACGTCGCGCGCAAGCTGGACGTGCTGCGCGGGCACTGCGCCGCCGAGGGCCGCGACTACGACACCATCGAGAAGACGGTGGTCGCCGGCCAGGCGCCGCTGGAGGACATCGACGCGTTCCTCGCCGAGGTCTCCGAGTACGCCGCGCTCGGTGTCAGCGAGGTGCAGGTGACGCCGGATCGGCACCCGGTCGAGTTCGCCCAGCGACTCGGCGACGAGGTGCTGCCCCGGTTGGCCGACATCAGCTGA
- a CDS encoding catalase: MDSSKPTEAVKNAVKTASGKIADALTPDVPGAPGSAPPPVEEPTTPHDPLPPKPEQGAPQTRTPTGAETGAPTIANGQQGAYLTTANGARLRDTDHSLKAGPRGPVLLQDHHLREKITHFDHERIPERVVHARGAGAHGVFTAYGTAEAVTRAGFLKKGRETEVFVRFSTVLGSRGSADTVRDTRGFATKFYTDEGTFDLVGNNMPVFFIQDAIKFPDIIHAGKPHPDREIPQAQSAHDTFWDFVSLHTEAQHHTIWNMSDRGIPRSYRTMEGFGVHTFRLVNEAGETVLAKFHWKPKLGVHSLTWEEAQLLGGMDPDFHRRDLYDAIEAGAYPEWELGIQVFPDTPEETFAGIDLLDPTKIVPEELAEVQPIGKLVLNRTPTNFFAETEQVAFHLGHLPPGIDVTNDPLLQGRLFSYVDTQLTRLGGPNFTQIPINRPHAAVNDMLRDGFHQHAVHAGVAPYRPNSLDGGNPFPAGDAEHAFVDVPVTVAQAPKVRANPASFDDHYSQVRLFWLSMSPVEKEHIIRAYTFELGKCYHQAIKERQLQSLANIDPVLCEQVATGLGLPAPQPTTPLVDVTPSPALSQVGREWPSDGRVVGIVVDPDGDLDGVDEVRRAVFDAGMVPLLIAPHGGMVGDLPVQRTFATGRSVEFDAVLLAGAPAPAPDALPARDAKAGSPAPATVDPRVLLLVEECWRHAKAIGAWGAGVTVLEQAGVAGTPGVVAAGSGAEALTAVQQLMAAHRVWERFPASVA, translated from the coding sequence GTGGATTCCAGCAAGCCCACCGAGGCGGTCAAGAACGCCGTCAAGACCGCCTCAGGAAAGATCGCCGACGCCCTCACCCCGGATGTCCCCGGTGCGCCGGGGAGCGCGCCACCGCCGGTTGAGGAGCCGACGACGCCGCACGACCCGCTGCCGCCGAAGCCGGAACAGGGGGCACCGCAGACGCGCACCCCAACCGGCGCCGAGACCGGCGCGCCAACGATCGCGAACGGTCAGCAGGGGGCCTACCTCACGACCGCGAACGGGGCGCGGCTGCGCGACACCGACCACTCGCTCAAGGCCGGCCCGCGCGGCCCGGTGCTCCTGCAGGACCACCACCTACGCGAGAAGATCACGCACTTCGACCACGAACGCATTCCGGAGCGCGTGGTGCACGCCCGGGGCGCCGGTGCGCACGGTGTGTTCACCGCGTACGGCACCGCCGAGGCTGTCACCAGGGCCGGCTTCCTCAAGAAGGGGCGCGAGACCGAGGTCTTCGTCAGGTTCTCCACGGTGCTCGGTTCGCGAGGTTCGGCCGACACGGTCCGCGACACCCGTGGCTTCGCCACGAAGTTCTACACCGACGAGGGCACCTTCGACCTGGTCGGCAACAACATGCCGGTCTTCTTCATCCAGGACGCGATCAAGTTCCCGGACATCATCCACGCCGGCAAGCCGCACCCCGACCGGGAGATCCCGCAGGCGCAGAGCGCCCACGACACCTTCTGGGACTTCGTGTCGCTGCACACCGAGGCGCAGCACCACACCATCTGGAACATGTCCGACCGAGGCATTCCGCGTTCGTACCGGACGATGGAGGGCTTTGGCGTGCACACCTTCCGCCTCGTCAACGAGGCCGGGGAGACGGTGCTGGCCAAGTTCCACTGGAAGCCGAAGCTGGGCGTGCACTCGCTGACCTGGGAGGAAGCGCAGCTGCTCGGCGGCATGGACCCGGACTTCCACCGCCGCGACCTCTACGACGCCATCGAGGCCGGCGCGTACCCGGAGTGGGAGCTGGGCATCCAGGTCTTCCCGGACACTCCCGAGGAGACCTTCGCCGGCATCGACCTGCTGGACCCGACGAAGATCGTGCCGGAGGAGCTGGCCGAGGTGCAGCCGATCGGGAAGCTGGTGCTCAACCGCACCCCGACGAACTTCTTCGCCGAGACCGAGCAGGTCGCCTTCCACCTCGGCCACCTGCCCCCGGGCATCGACGTCACGAACGACCCGCTGCTGCAGGGCCGGCTCTTCTCGTACGTCGACACGCAGCTCACCCGACTGGGCGGGCCCAACTTCACGCAGATCCCGATCAACCGCCCGCACGCCGCCGTGAACGACATGCTGCGCGACGGCTTCCACCAGCACGCCGTGCACGCGGGCGTGGCGCCGTACCGGCCGAACTCGCTCGACGGCGGCAACCCGTTCCCCGCCGGGGACGCCGAGCACGCCTTCGTCGACGTGCCGGTCACTGTCGCGCAGGCACCGAAGGTACGCGCGAACCCGGCCTCGTTCGACGACCACTACAGCCAGGTCCGCCTGTTCTGGCTGAGCATGTCACCGGTCGAGAAGGAGCACATCATCCGGGCGTACACCTTCGAGCTGGGCAAGTGCTACCACCAGGCGATCAAGGAGCGTCAGCTGCAGAGCCTGGCCAACATCGACCCGGTGCTGTGCGAGCAGGTCGCCACCGGCCTGGGCCTGCCCGCGCCGCAGCCGACCACGCCCCTCGTCGACGTCACGCCCAGCCCGGCGCTGTCACAGGTCGGTCGGGAGTGGCCGAGTGACGGCCGCGTCGTCGGGATCGTCGTCGACCCCGACGGCGACCTGGACGGTGTCGACGAGGTCCGACGGGCCGTGTTCGACGCCGGCATGGTGCCGCTGCTGATCGCCCCGCACGGCGGCATGGTGGGCGACCTGCCGGTGCAGCGCACCTTCGCCACCGGCCGGTCGGTCGAGTTCGACGCGGTCCTGCTGGCCGGAGCGCCGGCACCCGCACCGGATGCCCTGCCCGCCCGCGACGCCAAGGCGGGCAGTCCGGCCCCGGCAACCGTGGACCCCCGCGTGCTGCTGCTCGTCGAGGAGTGCTGGCGGCACGCCAAGGCGATCGGCGCCTGGGGCGCCGGCGTCACAGTGCTGGAACAGGCCGGTGTGGCCGGCACCCCGGGCGTCGTGGCGGCGGGCTCCGGCGCCGAGGCGCTGACGGCGGTACAGCAGTTGATGGCCGCGCACCGGGTGTGGGAACGGTTCCCCGCCTCGGTCGCCTGA